The Mastomys coucha isolate ucsf_1 unplaced genomic scaffold, UCSF_Mcou_1 pScaffold4, whole genome shotgun sequence genome has a segment encoding these proteins:
- the Erbb3 gene encoding receptor tyrosine-protein kinase erbB-3 isoform X1, giving the protein MRAVGILQVLGFLLSLARGSEMGNSQAVCPGTLNGLSVTGDADNQYQTLYKLYEKCEVVMGNLEIVLTGHNADLSFLRWIREVTGYVLVAMNEFSVLPLPNLRVVRGTQVYDGKFAIFVMLNYNTNSSHALRQLRFTQLTEILSGGVYIEKNDKLCHMDTIDWRDIVRVRGAEIVVKNNGGNCPPCHEICKGRCWGPGPEDCQILTKTICAPQCNGRCFGPNPNQCCHDECAGGCSGPQDTDCFACRRFNDSGACVPRCPEPLVYNKLTFQLEPNPHTKYQYGGVCVASCPHNFVVDQTFCVRACPPDKMEVDKNGLKMCEPCGGLCPKACEGTGSGSRYQTVDSSNIDGFVNCTKILGNLDFLITGLNGDPWHKIPALDPEKLNVFRTVREITGYLNIQSWPPHMHNFSVFSNLTTIGGRSLYNRGFSLLIMKNLNVTSLGFRSLKEISAGRVYISANQQLCYHHSLNWTRLLRGPSEERLDIKYNRPLGECVAEGKVCDPLCSSGGCWGPGPGQCLSCRNYSREGVCVTHCNVLQGEPREFVHEAQCFSCHPECLPMEGTSTCNGSGSDSCAQCAHFHDGPHCVTSCPHGILGAKGPIYKYPDAQNECRPCHENCTQGCKGPELQDCLGQTEVLMSKPHLVIAVTVGLAVIFLILGGSFLYWRGRRIQNKRAMRRYLERGESIEPLDPSEKANKVLARIFKETELRKLKVLGSGVFGTVHKGVWIPEGESIKIPVCIKVIEDKSGRQSFQAVTDHMLAVGSLDHAHIVRLLGLCPGSSLQLVTQYLPLGSLLDHVRQHRETLGPQLLLNWGVQIAKGMYYLEEHSMVHRDLALRNVMLKSPSQVQVADFGVADLLPPDDKQLLHSEAKTPIKWMALESIHFGKYTHQSDVWSYGVTVWELMTFGAEPYAGLRLAEIPDLLEKGERLAQPQICTIDVYMVMVKCWMIDENIRPTFKELANEFTRMARDPPRYLVIKKASGPGIPPAAEPSALSTKELQEAELEPELDLDLDLEAEEEGLATTVGSALSLPTGTLTRPRGSQSLLSPSSGYMPMNQSNLGEACLGRLASESSEGHVTGSEAELQERVSVCRSRSRSRSRSPRPRGDSAYHSQRHSLLTPVTPLSPPGLEEEDGNGYVMPDTHLRGTSSSREGTLSSVGLSSVLGTEEEDEDEEYEYMNRKRRGSPARRPRPGSLEELGYEYMDVGSDLSASLGSTQSCPLHPMSIVPSAGTSTDEDYEYMNRRRGAGGAGGDYATMGACPAAEQGYEEMRAFQGPGHQAPHVRYARLKTLRSLEATDSAFDNPDYWHSRLFPKTNAQRT; this is encoded by the exons ATGAGGGCAGTTGGAATTCTGCAGGTGCTGGGCTTCCTTCTCAGCCTGGCCCGGGGTTCCGAGATGGGCAACTCTCAGGCAG TGTGTCCTGGGACTCTGAATGGGCTGAGTGTGACGGGCGATGCCGACAATCAGTACCAGACGCTGTACAAATTGTATGAGAAGTGTGAGGTGGTCATGGGTAACCTGGAGATCGTGCTCACAGGACACAATGCTGACCTCTCCTTCCTGCGA TGGATCAGAGAAGTGACAGGCTATGTCCTGGTGGCCATGAATGAATTCTCTGTACTACCCTTGCCTAACCTCCGAGTGGTCCGGGGAACCCAGGTCTACGATGGGAAGTTCGCCATCTTTGTCATGTTGAACTACAACACCAACTCCAGCCATGCTCTGCGCCAGCTCCGGTTCACTCAACTTACTG AGATTCTGTCAGGGGGCGTTTACATTGAAAAGAATGACAAACTTTGCCACATGGATACAATTGACTGGAGGGACATCGTGAGAGTTCGAGGCGCTGAGATAGTGGTGAAGAACAACGGGGGGAACT GTCCACCCTGTCATGAGATCTGCAAGGGGCGATGCTGGGGGCCTGGACCGGAAGACTGCCAGATAT TGACCAAGACCATATGTGCCCCTCAGTGTAACGGTCGCTGCTTTGGGCCCAATCCTAACCAGTGCTGCCATGATGAATGTGCAGGTGGCTGCTCTGGACCCCAAGACACAGATTGCTTT GCCTGCCGACGCTTCAATGATAGTGGGGCCTGTGTGCCCCGGTGTCCAGAGCCTCTTGTGTACAACAAGCTAACTTTCCAGCTTGAGCCCAACCCCCATACCAAGTATCAGTACGGAGGAGTCTGTGTTGCCAGTTGTCCCC ATAACTTTGTGGTGGATCAGACATTTTGTGTCAGGGCTTGTCCTCCTGACAAGATGGAAGTAGATAAGAATGGACTCAAGATGTGTGAGCCTTGTGGAGGGCTGTGCCCAAAAG CCTGTGAGGGGACGGGCTCTGGAAGCCGCTACCAGACAGTAGACTCTAGCAACATCGATGGGTTTGTGAACTGTACCAAGATCCTGGGCAACCTGGACTTCCTCATCACTGGCCTCAACGG TGACCCCTGGCACAAGATCCCTGCACTGGACCCGGAAAAGCTCAATGTTTTCAGGACAGTCCGGGAGATTACAG GCTATCTAAACATCCAGTCCTGGCCCCCTCACATGCACAACTTCAGTGTTTTTTCCAATCTGACAACCATCGGGGGCAGAAGCCTCTACAA CCGGGGCTTCTCCTTGTTGATCATGAAGAACTTGAATGTCACATCTCTGGGCTTCCGGTCCTTGAAGGAAATTAGTGCTGGGCGTGTCTACATAAGTGCCAATCAGCAGCTTTGTTACCACCACTCTCTGAACTGGACCAGACTGCTTCGGGGGCCTTCGGAAGAGAGACTTGACATCAAATACAACCGGCCTCTGGGAGAATGTG TGGCAGAGGGCAAAGTGTGTGATCCACTGTGCTCCTCTGGGGGATGCTGGGGCCCAGGCCCCGGTCAGTGCTTGTCTTGTCGAAACTACAGCCGGGAAGGTGTCTGTGTGACTCACTGCAATGTTCTGCAAGG GGAACCCCGTGAGTTTGTTCATGAGGCTCAATGTTTCTCCTGCCATCCAGAATGCCTACCCATGGAGGGCACCAGCACATGCAATGGCTCG GGCTCCGATTCATGTGCTCAATGTGCTCATTTTCATGATGGGCCCCactgtgtgaccagctgccccCATGGAATCCTAGGTGCCAAAGGTCCAATCTACAAATATCCAGATGCTCAGAATGAGTGCCGGCCCTGCCACGAGAACTGCACCCAAGG gtgTAAGGGACCAGAACTACAAGACTGTTTAGGCCAAACAGAGGTATTGATGAG CAAACCCCACTTGGTAATAGCGGTGACAGTAGGACTGGCCGTGATCTTCCTGATTCTGGGAGGCTCTTTTCTCTATTGGCGTGGACGCAGAATTCAGAATAAAAGGGCTATGAGACGCTACTTGGAGCGGGGTGAG AGCATCGAACCTCTGGACCCAAGCGAGAAGGCAAACAAAGTCTTGGCTAGAATCTTCAAAGAGACAGAGCTGAGGAAACTTAAAGTGCTTGGCTCTGGTGTCTTTGGAACTGTACACAAG GGGGTTTGGATTCCTGAGGGTGAATCCATCAAGATTCCAGTCTGCATCAAAGTCATTGAAGACAAAAGTGGGCGGCAAAGTTTTCAGGCTGTGACTGAT CACATGCTGGCCGTTGGCAGCCTGGACCATGCCCACATTGTACGGCTCCTGGGACTGTGCCCAGGGTCATCTCTGCAGCTTGTCACTCAGTACTTGCCTCTGGGCTCCCTCCTTGATCATGTGAGACAGCACCGTGAAACACTGGGACCACAGCTGCTGCTCAACTGGGGAGTACAAATTGCCAAG GGTATGTATTACCTGGAAGAACACAGCATGGTACACAGAGACCTCGCACTCCGGAATGTGATGCTCAAGTCACCAAGTCAGGTCCAGGTGGCAGATTTTGGTGTGGCCGACCTGCTGCCCCCAGATGATAAGCAGTTACTACACAGTGAGGCCAAG ACTCCAATTAAGTGGATGGCCCTTGAGAGTATCCACTTTGGGAAATACACTCACCAGAGTGATGTCTGGAGTTACG GTGTAACAGTTTGGGAGTTGATGACCTTTGGGGCAGAGCCCTATGCAGGGCTACGACTGGCTGAAATACCAGATCTGCTAGAGAAGGGAGAGCGCTTAGCACAGCCCCAGATCTGCACCATTGATGTCTACATGGTGATGGTCAAGT GTTGGATGATTGATGAGAATATTCGCCCAACCTTTAAAGAGCTAGCCAATGAGTTTACCAGGATGGCCCGTGACCCTCCAAGGTATCTGGTCATCAAG AAAGCAAGTGGGCCTGGAATACCCCCCGCAGCAGAGCCCTCTGCTCTGAGCACCAAAGAGTtgcaggaagcagagctggagCCAGAACTGGACCTAGACCTAgacttggaggcagaggaggagggccTGGCAACCACAGTAGGTTCTGCCCTCAGCTTGCCTACAGGAACACTTACCCGACCACGTGGG AGCCAGAGTCTTTTAAGTCCCTCATCTGGATACATGCCCATGAATCAGAGCAATCTCGGGGAGGCTTGTCTG GGGCGTCTAGCATCAGAGTCATCAGAGGGCCATGTGACGGGCTCTGAGGCTGAACTCCAAGAAAGAGTATCCGTGTGTAGGAGCCGAAGCcggagccggagccggagccCACGGCCACGTGGGGACAGTGCCTACCATTCTCAGCGACACAGCCTGCTTACTCCTGTCACCCCGCTCTCCCCGCCAGGGTTAGAGGAAGAGGATGGCAATGGTTACGTCATGCCAGATACGCACCTCAGAG GTACATCCTCTTCCCGGGAAGGCACCCTTTCGTCAGTAGGTCTCAGTTCTGTGCTGGGTAccgaagaggaagatgaggatgaggagtATGAATACATGAACCGGAAGAGGAGGGGTAGCCCAGCTCGGCGCCCCAGGCCTGGTTCCCTTGAAGAGCTGGGTTATGAATACATGGATGTAGGTTCAGACCTCAGTGCTTCTCTGGGCAGTACACAGAGTTGTCCGCTCCATCCCATGTCCATCGTGCCCTCTGCTGGCACAAGTACAGATGAGGACTATGAATACATGAACCGCAGGCGTGGTGCAGGTGGTGCCGGAGGGGATTATGCAACGATGGGGGCCTGCCCAGCTGCTGAACAAGGGTATGAGGAGATGAGAGCTTTCCAGGGGCCTGGACATCAAGCCCCCCATGTTCGTTATGCCCGCCTCAAAACTCTGCGTAGTTTAGAAGCCACCGACTCTGCCTTTGACAACCCAGATTACTGGCATAGCAGGCTTTTCCCCAAGACTAATGCCCAGAGAACTTAA
- the Erbb3 gene encoding receptor tyrosine-protein kinase erbB-3 isoform X2, giving the protein MGNLEIVLTGHNADLSFLRWIREVTGYVLVAMNEFSVLPLPNLRVVRGTQVYDGKFAIFVMLNYNTNSSHALRQLRFTQLTEILSGGVYIEKNDKLCHMDTIDWRDIVRVRGAEIVVKNNGGNCPPCHEICKGRCWGPGPEDCQILTKTICAPQCNGRCFGPNPNQCCHDECAGGCSGPQDTDCFACRRFNDSGACVPRCPEPLVYNKLTFQLEPNPHTKYQYGGVCVASCPHNFVVDQTFCVRACPPDKMEVDKNGLKMCEPCGGLCPKACEGTGSGSRYQTVDSSNIDGFVNCTKILGNLDFLITGLNGDPWHKIPALDPEKLNVFRTVREITGYLNIQSWPPHMHNFSVFSNLTTIGGRSLYNRGFSLLIMKNLNVTSLGFRSLKEISAGRVYISANQQLCYHHSLNWTRLLRGPSEERLDIKYNRPLGECVAEGKVCDPLCSSGGCWGPGPGQCLSCRNYSREGVCVTHCNVLQGEPREFVHEAQCFSCHPECLPMEGTSTCNGSGSDSCAQCAHFHDGPHCVTSCPHGILGAKGPIYKYPDAQNECRPCHENCTQGCKGPELQDCLGQTEVLMSKPHLVIAVTVGLAVIFLILGGSFLYWRGRRIQNKRAMRRYLERGESIEPLDPSEKANKVLARIFKETELRKLKVLGSGVFGTVHKGVWIPEGESIKIPVCIKVIEDKSGRQSFQAVTDHMLAVGSLDHAHIVRLLGLCPGSSLQLVTQYLPLGSLLDHVRQHRETLGPQLLLNWGVQIAKGMYYLEEHSMVHRDLALRNVMLKSPSQVQVADFGVADLLPPDDKQLLHSEAKTPIKWMALESIHFGKYTHQSDVWSYGVTVWELMTFGAEPYAGLRLAEIPDLLEKGERLAQPQICTIDVYMVMVKCWMIDENIRPTFKELANEFTRMARDPPRYLVIKKASGPGIPPAAEPSALSTKELQEAELEPELDLDLDLEAEEEGLATTVGSALSLPTGTLTRPRGSQSLLSPSSGYMPMNQSNLGEACLGRLASESSEGHVTGSEAELQERVSVCRSRSRSRSRSPRPRGDSAYHSQRHSLLTPVTPLSPPGLEEEDGNGYVMPDTHLRGTSSSREGTLSSVGLSSVLGTEEEDEDEEYEYMNRKRRGSPARRPRPGSLEELGYEYMDVGSDLSASLGSTQSCPLHPMSIVPSAGTSTDEDYEYMNRRRGAGGAGGDYATMGACPAAEQGYEEMRAFQGPGHQAPHVRYARLKTLRSLEATDSAFDNPDYWHSRLFPKTNAQRT; this is encoded by the exons ATGGGTAACCTGGAGATCGTGCTCACAGGACACAATGCTGACCTCTCCTTCCTGCGA TGGATCAGAGAAGTGACAGGCTATGTCCTGGTGGCCATGAATGAATTCTCTGTACTACCCTTGCCTAACCTCCGAGTGGTCCGGGGAACCCAGGTCTACGATGGGAAGTTCGCCATCTTTGTCATGTTGAACTACAACACCAACTCCAGCCATGCTCTGCGCCAGCTCCGGTTCACTCAACTTACTG AGATTCTGTCAGGGGGCGTTTACATTGAAAAGAATGACAAACTTTGCCACATGGATACAATTGACTGGAGGGACATCGTGAGAGTTCGAGGCGCTGAGATAGTGGTGAAGAACAACGGGGGGAACT GTCCACCCTGTCATGAGATCTGCAAGGGGCGATGCTGGGGGCCTGGACCGGAAGACTGCCAGATAT TGACCAAGACCATATGTGCCCCTCAGTGTAACGGTCGCTGCTTTGGGCCCAATCCTAACCAGTGCTGCCATGATGAATGTGCAGGTGGCTGCTCTGGACCCCAAGACACAGATTGCTTT GCCTGCCGACGCTTCAATGATAGTGGGGCCTGTGTGCCCCGGTGTCCAGAGCCTCTTGTGTACAACAAGCTAACTTTCCAGCTTGAGCCCAACCCCCATACCAAGTATCAGTACGGAGGAGTCTGTGTTGCCAGTTGTCCCC ATAACTTTGTGGTGGATCAGACATTTTGTGTCAGGGCTTGTCCTCCTGACAAGATGGAAGTAGATAAGAATGGACTCAAGATGTGTGAGCCTTGTGGAGGGCTGTGCCCAAAAG CCTGTGAGGGGACGGGCTCTGGAAGCCGCTACCAGACAGTAGACTCTAGCAACATCGATGGGTTTGTGAACTGTACCAAGATCCTGGGCAACCTGGACTTCCTCATCACTGGCCTCAACGG TGACCCCTGGCACAAGATCCCTGCACTGGACCCGGAAAAGCTCAATGTTTTCAGGACAGTCCGGGAGATTACAG GCTATCTAAACATCCAGTCCTGGCCCCCTCACATGCACAACTTCAGTGTTTTTTCCAATCTGACAACCATCGGGGGCAGAAGCCTCTACAA CCGGGGCTTCTCCTTGTTGATCATGAAGAACTTGAATGTCACATCTCTGGGCTTCCGGTCCTTGAAGGAAATTAGTGCTGGGCGTGTCTACATAAGTGCCAATCAGCAGCTTTGTTACCACCACTCTCTGAACTGGACCAGACTGCTTCGGGGGCCTTCGGAAGAGAGACTTGACATCAAATACAACCGGCCTCTGGGAGAATGTG TGGCAGAGGGCAAAGTGTGTGATCCACTGTGCTCCTCTGGGGGATGCTGGGGCCCAGGCCCCGGTCAGTGCTTGTCTTGTCGAAACTACAGCCGGGAAGGTGTCTGTGTGACTCACTGCAATGTTCTGCAAGG GGAACCCCGTGAGTTTGTTCATGAGGCTCAATGTTTCTCCTGCCATCCAGAATGCCTACCCATGGAGGGCACCAGCACATGCAATGGCTCG GGCTCCGATTCATGTGCTCAATGTGCTCATTTTCATGATGGGCCCCactgtgtgaccagctgccccCATGGAATCCTAGGTGCCAAAGGTCCAATCTACAAATATCCAGATGCTCAGAATGAGTGCCGGCCCTGCCACGAGAACTGCACCCAAGG gtgTAAGGGACCAGAACTACAAGACTGTTTAGGCCAAACAGAGGTATTGATGAG CAAACCCCACTTGGTAATAGCGGTGACAGTAGGACTGGCCGTGATCTTCCTGATTCTGGGAGGCTCTTTTCTCTATTGGCGTGGACGCAGAATTCAGAATAAAAGGGCTATGAGACGCTACTTGGAGCGGGGTGAG AGCATCGAACCTCTGGACCCAAGCGAGAAGGCAAACAAAGTCTTGGCTAGAATCTTCAAAGAGACAGAGCTGAGGAAACTTAAAGTGCTTGGCTCTGGTGTCTTTGGAACTGTACACAAG GGGGTTTGGATTCCTGAGGGTGAATCCATCAAGATTCCAGTCTGCATCAAAGTCATTGAAGACAAAAGTGGGCGGCAAAGTTTTCAGGCTGTGACTGAT CACATGCTGGCCGTTGGCAGCCTGGACCATGCCCACATTGTACGGCTCCTGGGACTGTGCCCAGGGTCATCTCTGCAGCTTGTCACTCAGTACTTGCCTCTGGGCTCCCTCCTTGATCATGTGAGACAGCACCGTGAAACACTGGGACCACAGCTGCTGCTCAACTGGGGAGTACAAATTGCCAAG GGTATGTATTACCTGGAAGAACACAGCATGGTACACAGAGACCTCGCACTCCGGAATGTGATGCTCAAGTCACCAAGTCAGGTCCAGGTGGCAGATTTTGGTGTGGCCGACCTGCTGCCCCCAGATGATAAGCAGTTACTACACAGTGAGGCCAAG ACTCCAATTAAGTGGATGGCCCTTGAGAGTATCCACTTTGGGAAATACACTCACCAGAGTGATGTCTGGAGTTACG GTGTAACAGTTTGGGAGTTGATGACCTTTGGGGCAGAGCCCTATGCAGGGCTACGACTGGCTGAAATACCAGATCTGCTAGAGAAGGGAGAGCGCTTAGCACAGCCCCAGATCTGCACCATTGATGTCTACATGGTGATGGTCAAGT GTTGGATGATTGATGAGAATATTCGCCCAACCTTTAAAGAGCTAGCCAATGAGTTTACCAGGATGGCCCGTGACCCTCCAAGGTATCTGGTCATCAAG AAAGCAAGTGGGCCTGGAATACCCCCCGCAGCAGAGCCCTCTGCTCTGAGCACCAAAGAGTtgcaggaagcagagctggagCCAGAACTGGACCTAGACCTAgacttggaggcagaggaggagggccTGGCAACCACAGTAGGTTCTGCCCTCAGCTTGCCTACAGGAACACTTACCCGACCACGTGGG AGCCAGAGTCTTTTAAGTCCCTCATCTGGATACATGCCCATGAATCAGAGCAATCTCGGGGAGGCTTGTCTG GGGCGTCTAGCATCAGAGTCATCAGAGGGCCATGTGACGGGCTCTGAGGCTGAACTCCAAGAAAGAGTATCCGTGTGTAGGAGCCGAAGCcggagccggagccggagccCACGGCCACGTGGGGACAGTGCCTACCATTCTCAGCGACACAGCCTGCTTACTCCTGTCACCCCGCTCTCCCCGCCAGGGTTAGAGGAAGAGGATGGCAATGGTTACGTCATGCCAGATACGCACCTCAGAG GTACATCCTCTTCCCGGGAAGGCACCCTTTCGTCAGTAGGTCTCAGTTCTGTGCTGGGTAccgaagaggaagatgaggatgaggagtATGAATACATGAACCGGAAGAGGAGGGGTAGCCCAGCTCGGCGCCCCAGGCCTGGTTCCCTTGAAGAGCTGGGTTATGAATACATGGATGTAGGTTCAGACCTCAGTGCTTCTCTGGGCAGTACACAGAGTTGTCCGCTCCATCCCATGTCCATCGTGCCCTCTGCTGGCACAAGTACAGATGAGGACTATGAATACATGAACCGCAGGCGTGGTGCAGGTGGTGCCGGAGGGGATTATGCAACGATGGGGGCCTGCCCAGCTGCTGAACAAGGGTATGAGGAGATGAGAGCTTTCCAGGGGCCTGGACATCAAGCCCCCCATGTTCGTTATGCCCGCCTCAAAACTCTGCGTAGTTTAGAAGCCACCGACTCTGCCTTTGACAACCCAGATTACTGGCATAGCAGGCTTTTCCCCAAGACTAATGCCCAGAGAACTTAA
- the Zc3h10 gene encoding zinc finger CCCH domain-containing protein 10 has translation MPDRDSYANGTASSGGGPGGGGSEEASGAGTGSGGATSDAICRDFLRNVCKRGKRCRYRHPDMSEVSNLGVSKNEFIFCHDFQNKECSRPNCRFIHGSKEDEDGYKKTGELPPRLRQKVAAGLGLSPADLPNGKEEVPICRDFLKGDCQRGTKCKFRHLQRDFEFDVRSGGGAGGGGSTGSAPPGRRHDLYDIYDLPERGFEDHEPGPKRRRGGCCPPDGPHFEPYECNLAPLRGVECRLLEEENALLRKRVEELKKQVSNLLATNEVLLEQNAQFRNQAKVMTLSSTAPATEQTLAPTVGTVATFNHGIAQTHTTLSSQALQPRPVSQQELVAPAGAPAAPPTNAAPPAAPPPPPPHLNPEITPLSAALAQTIAQGMAPPPVSMAPVAVSVAPVAPVAVSMAQPLAGITMSHTTTPMVTYPIASQSMRITAMPH, from the coding sequence ATGCCTGACCGGGACAGTTATGCCAACGGTACTGCCAGCAGCGGTGGAGGCCCTGGAGGTGGTGGCAGTGAGGAGGCCAGTGGGGCTGGGACAGGCAGTGGGGGGGCCACCTCAGATGCCATCTGTAGAGACTTCCTGAGGAACGTCTGCAAGCGAGGCAAGCGCTGTCGATACCGCCATCCAGACATGAGTGAGGTGTCCAATTTGGGAGTAAGCAAAAATGAATTTATCTTCTGCCATGACTTCCAAAACAAGGAGTGTAGCCGCCCCAACTGCCGTTTCATCCATGGCTCCAAGGAGGATGAGGATGGCTATAAGAAGACAGGAGAGCTGCCTCCCCGGCTGAGGCAGAAAGTGGCCGCTGGGCTGGGTCTCTCACCTGCTGACCTACCCAATGGTAAGGAGGAGGTCCCTATCTGCCGAGACTTCCTCAAAGGTGACTGTCAGAGAGGAACCAAGTGCAAGTTTCGGCACCTGCAAAGGGATTTTGAGTTTGATGTTCGAAGTGGAGGCGGCGCTGGAGGTGGAGGCTCGACAGGCTCTGCTCCCCCAGGACGACGGCATGACCTCTATGACATCTATGACCTTCCAGAAAGGGGCTTTGAGGACCACGAACCAGGCCCTAAGCGCCGGAGAGGTGGCTGCTGCCCTCCTGATGGCCCCCATTTTGAGCCCTACGAATGTAACTTGGCTCCACTCCGTGGGGTTGAGTGCAGACTGCTAGAGGAGGAGAACGCCCTGCTCAGGAAACGCGTGGAAGAGCTGAAGAAGCAGGTCAGCAACCTGCTGGCCACGAACGAGGTACTTCTGGAGCAAAATGCCCAATTCCGCAATCAGGCCAAGGTTATGACCCTGAGCTCCACTGCACCCGCAACTGAGCAGACCCTGGCCCCCACTGTGGGCACTGTGGCCACTTTTAACCATGGCATTGCCCAGACTCACACCACTCTGAGCAGCCAGGCTCTCCAGCCTCGGCCTGTGTCCCAACAAGAACTTGTTGCTCCTGCTGGAGCGCCGGCTGCTCCCCCAACTAATGCTGCACCTCCTGCTGCtccaccacccccacctccacacctGAACCCAGAGATCACACCACTGTCAGCTGCTTTGGCTCAGACCATCGCCCAGGGGATGGCACCCCCGCCTGTTTCCATGGCCCCTGTAGCTGTGTCTGTGGCTCCTGTGGCTCCTGTGGCTGTGTCCATGGCCCAGCCCTTAGCAGGAATCACAATGAGCCACACTACTACTCCTATGGTGACTTACCCCATTGCTTCCCAGAGCATGCGCATCACAGCCATGCCACACTGA
- the Pa2g4 gene encoding proliferation-associated protein 2G4 — protein MSGEDEQQEQTIAEDLVVTKYKMGGDIANRVLRSLVEASSSGVSVLSLCEKGDAMIMDETGRIFKKEKEMKKGIAFPTSISVNNCVCHFSPLKSDQDYILKEGDLVKIDLGVHVDGFIANVAHTFVIGVAQGSQVTGRKADVIKAAHLCAEAALRLVKPGNQNTQVTEAWNKVAHSFNCTPIEGMLSHQLKQHVIDGEKTIIQNPTDQQKKDHEKAEFEVHEVYAVDVLVSSGEGKAKDAGQRTTIYKRDPSKQYGLKMKTSRAFFSEVERRFDAMPFTLRAFEDEKKARMGVVECAKHELLQPFNVLYEKEGEFVAQFKFTVLLMPNGPMRITSGPFEPDLYKSEMEVQDAELKALLQSSASRKTQKKKKKKASKTAENATSGETLEENGAGD, from the exons ATGTCGGGCGAAGACGAGCAGCAGGAGCAAACTATCGCCGAGGACCTGGTCGTGACCAAGTATAAGATGGGGGGCGACATCGCCAACC GGGTGCTTCGATCTTTGGTGGAAGCTTCCAGCTCAGGTGTGTCTGTACTGAGCTTGTGTGAGAAAGGTGATGCCATGATCATGGATGAGACAGGGAGGATCttcaagaaggaaaaggagatgaagaaag GTATTGCCTTTCCTACCAGCATTTCCGTAAATAACTGTGTGTGTCACTTCTCCCCTTTGAAGAGTGACCAGGACTATATACTCAAGGAAGGTGACTTGGTAAAAAT TGACCTTGGGGTTCATGTGGATGGCTTCATTGCCAATGTGGCTCACACTTTTGTAATTGGTGTAGCTCAG GGGTCCCAGGTAACAGGGAGGAAAGCAGATGTCATTAAGGCTGCTCACTTATGTGCTGAAGCGGCTTTACGACTAGTCAAACCTGGGAACCAG AACACACAAGTGACAGAAGCCTGGAACAAAGTTGCTCACTCATTTAATTGCACACCAATAGAAG GTATGCTGTCACACCAGTTGAAGCAGCATGTGATTGATGGAGAAAAAACCATTATCCAGAATCCTACAGACCAGCAGAA GAAGGACCATGAAAAGGCAGAGTTTGAGGTGCATGAGGTTTATGCTGTGGATGTCCTCGTCAGCTCAGGAGAAGGCAAG GCCAAAGATGCAGGACAGAGAACCACCATTTACAAGCGAGACCCCTCTAAACAATATGGCCTGAAAATGAAAACTTCCCGTGCCTTTTTCAGTGAGGTGGAAAGGCGTTTTGATGCCATGCCGTTTACTTTGAG AGCATTTGAAGATGAGAAGAAGGCTCGAATGGGTGTGGTAGAGTGTGCCAAACATGAGTTACTGCAGCCATTTAACGTTCTCTATGAGAAGGAGG GTGAGTTTGTTGCCCAGTTTAAATTTACTGTTCTACTCATGCCCAATGGCCCCATGCGGATAACCAGTGGTCCCTTTGAGCCTGACCTGTACAAGTCTGAGATGGAGGTTCAGGATGCAGAGCTGAAG GCTCTTCTCCAGAGTTCTGCAAGTCGAAAAacccagaaaaagaagaaaaagaag GCCTCTAAGACTGCAGAGAATGCCACCAGTGGAGAAACATTAGAAGAGAATGGAGCTGGGGACTGA